The Topomyia yanbarensis strain Yona2022 chromosome 3, ASM3024719v1, whole genome shotgun sequence nucleotide sequence GGCGTGAAAACAACTGAATAGGGATTGAGAACAGATATTCACAATAAATGTTAAAACACATGTGTTTATAATAATATTGATTTAATAATCATTCAGATACGCTTCCGCAGTCATTCatcaaaaaaaacagaaaatttaCCTTACTAAATGCTTCTTCTAATAAATACAtacaaatagaaaaataaacatACAAAAGTACACAACAGACAATCTTCTTCGTTAACGCTAGATCAGGACCACAATCAACGTACATTGTACACATAGGGAATACTGCCCTGAACTCGTGCACTCTGCCGCAGGAAGATTGCATTCGGTAGGCTGCTACTGCAGATGGCCAGCACCGTTACCTCGGCTAGCTCCTCTGGAGGAAGCGATTGTAGCAGATAAACGTTATTGTTCTTGTCCACACCACGAACGATTCCTAAGAATAGTAAATAAATTTGAACTCATTTCTAAGCCCCCAAATGAACTAATACTAACCTATTCCTAAACACTCGTATAGATTTACATCTGTCTTTCGACAGAGATAAACTAAGGTGGCATTCAGCACTGACGGTAGCTGTTCCTCGGTTACGGTCTGATCCTCCCGAGTTATAAGGATCTGCAGTTTACCGAGGGGTGCACAGAAAGGTTTCACCTCGTTGAACCATTCACTGGAAGAATCATTCAGAATGTTTGCTAAATGAGACAACAGCATTACACTGCGCCGTTTTGGTGCATTCAAGGTGAAGCCTTTTCTAGAGTAGCAAACATTCACTTCATGATGACGAAAGTTTAACTTGCGTTGGCAAAATTCCTGTACTTCACTCTGTAAGATGTTGAAGTTGTATTGGTTCAGAAAATCGCTGCTGAGTGTGTTTTGAAAATTTGGTATCGGTAGTGATTTGTTGGTGCAAACGAGCTGCACTACATCCGTAGGGGATAGCATTCGCAGGATGGCGGCCATCAGTTCTTCGCCAAAACCGGTAACGTAACCCATTGTGTTTACGATCCACGGAATGTTAGCCAGTTCGGTTTTGTGTTGGTGGCAGTACTGAACCAGGCGTCGAACGTTTTGAATATAGAATATTGGTGAAGAGACGACATCCAAACTTCCGAAGAGCCAACATTTCGCGGGGGTAATTGGGTCAAATGTGGTTAGTCCCAGCAATGGTCGGTTCACAATAGTAACACTAATTGTTTCAGGAACGTGCTGAATTGGCTGACCAATGTCCAAATCGATCAGGACAACTTTTTTGAACGTGGCGACACTTTTGTTGATCAGATACTGACATAAAGTGGATTTCCCAGCTCCTTTTCCACCCATAACTACGATTTTGCTGTTTTGCCTGACCACAATGTTGTCCCATTGGGGATCACTCTTGAATAAAGCTGTACTTTTATCCACGTGTTCCGAATAAAATTCTGCGTTTAGTAGATACTCGGTTGTGAAAAATTGACTCTTTTTCAATAATTCTACCTTTGGAAATATAACCTCCTCGGGTAAATATTTCCCAACGACTTCAATGCGCTGGTTGTTGCAGTCTGACTGTAAAAGAACCAACACTGATTCCGCAGGATTAAAGTTTTTGGCGGCATCTTTTAAATCAGCATCCAGAAAGTGTTTTTCCAGCCGCTGAAGAACTTCTGCCATACTCTGTTTCGAAAAGTCCATCCCAGCAGGATGAGGACTCAAATTTAAGCTATGAAATCCGCGAGCTGCAAATGCACTTCTAATTTCTCCTTGTTTCAAGTAATAGCCCATAACTTCAAGACCACCGATTAAAGGCTGCACCGTAAGGCTACCACTGAAGAAGATTGTATCCTTGAGCAACGCCAGCGACATGCGCATGTCGATTGAATCATAAAAGCGATAGTTGGTCGGGACTGTAAATTCATCACCTATTGGACACGATTCCGTTGAAGCAGTATCCCCAATTCTTGGAGATGAACTCTGCGAACAGTACTCCTTATGTGACGATTGACTAGCGTCGTCACACTCCATTTGCTCTAGCTGTTTCGATGCCTGGGGCGATCGAACGGCAACCGGCTTACACTCATTTGATGCTTTGGGTGATTtctgtaaaaagtaaaaatatggCTTTATTCAATTTCTCAAATTACCAGATAGGTATTTCTATTGATATAGAACTTACTTCTCGTTTCTTATGTTTTCGTTCCAGCATACCAGCATTGTCTATCAGTCTTCCGTGAGTATCATAAATTGGCACAAGCTCCGGGCAAAGTTCAATTTCGTCATCGTCCGATTGGCTTTCAGATGCACTTGTAGGCACCGAATATTTACGCCCATCATCACTGGGTATTTCCACAATCTGAGCCGAATCGATATCACTATTGAAAGACACATTATTGTCATCAATCTCATAGATTCGTGCACTCCCTCGCCCGATAAACAGATCATCATCCTCTTCCGACGGTTCGTAATCTTCATCATCCTCGCTATCGTACGAATCATCCCAGTATGATTCATCCTCTTCCTCATCTAGGATGCTTAATTCTTCGTCTTCCTCAGAGTCATAATCCTCGGAATCGCTAACAAAATAATCATCACCCATTGAGGAACTATCTTCACCGCTGGAGAACTCTTCATCTAACGAATCATCTTCCAGTTCAGAAAGCTACAATGATATAATATTCCTCATACACACATCTGATATTGGCAATAAAACGTTCTACTTACCACGTCTTCTTCATCGGAGATGTCATCTCCTTCTTCTTCACCGAACTCATCTGGAAGAAAGTCAACGTCATCCTCCGATGTTTCCAACGAATCATCAACAGGAACCAACGCCTTGCAGGTATCATCTCGATCATCGTCTGAATCGTGGTAAATTAATCCAACATCATTATCTTCCTCGATCCATCCATTGTGAGATGAAGATTTTGAACAACCCTTCGCTGCGTGAGACTTCACCTTGCCAACTTTCTGCGGTATACGCTTGCTAATATCCCTTTGTTTCTTATCCTGATAACTGCCATAATACTCCAACAATTTTTCGAAAGGCAGTCCATCATCTTCCTCGCTATCTTTCGAACTATTCGAGTCAGACTCGCTAGTTAGATCTTCCTCACTAGAACTACTTTCGTCTTGTACATCCTCAGCGCCCATCACAACATCCTGAAAGAATTTGTCGATGTAGTCCTCTGCATCGCTGTCAGACTCCGATTTAGGCAACTTTCGTTTCTTTACACCAACCACGTCTCGCTCATTCTTCCTTTTAGCAGTTGCCTTTTCCGAATTAGAGTTTTTACTGTGGTTTGAATTGACTTTCGCGTAACTATTTGacgaattttcatttttcgcTTTGAATTTCTCATTTGAAGTTGCCTTTACGGAAGCTTTTCCATTCTCAACAATCACCGATGAAACCTTTTTCGGTACGGGCTTTGGTGCTGGGATAGTGACGATTTTTGACTTGTTCTGTCTTTCAAATCCGTTAGAAATATGCTCATCTTTATAGGCATTTTTCTTTTTACCTAATCCAGGAGACATGCTACTAGCCGGAAATGGCTGTGCCTTTTTGTTATCCCAACTCTTGGCATGCTTTTGTGTCTTTTTGTTAGCGTTACTATTAAAGCTTTTGCTTCGTGATGAAAATTCCCGGCGAGACTTGTTCATTCTAGAAAAAAGGAAATGCTTTAACTACAAGGTTATGTACCTTCAAATCCGCTAGTACCTGAACAAGTGCGTATGCTTACCTTACAACGGCAAATACCGGCACATATCACGAGTTTCactggaaatattttttcctctttCTTCAAGACAAAAGTGTACCGAAATCTCAATTAAACTTGCGAATAATTTATTCCCCTTTCTGAAGAATGAAAATACTGAATATTCAAAACCTTACCAGCCTAGTAAAACGCGTTCTAGAaccaaatttacgaaaatcaaaacaacgaatacagagatgccaggtacttttttaaaatgtctgcaataataattttaaaagtctgggaagaacaaaaatgtcaggaaagctagtgtaatcaCAAgccttttcattcaaaaatctgtaaatatctgcaaccaaactaaaaaatctgcaaatatctgcaaccaaactaaaaaatctgcaaatatctgcgtcattgaagaaatctgcagcttaaattaaaagtctgcgaatttgcaggcttgtctgcaaatctggcatctctgaacGAATATGACATTTCCCCGTGCGATAACACACTAATTTTTTGTGCAGCGAGAATTCAGTAAATATTACCCAGTATGGTCAAGAAGCGATGCCAAATTTACAGTCATGCACTGTGAAAAGAATTATTAAATCTCGACTACCCCTATGTTtcacacatttttgaaaatattatttataccactgagaactgacatacaagtaaagttttcaacttgtgtaagaaataaaactgttacTTTGACATGAcaacaagtagcaacttgccactgaccggcgcttcgatcggccaacAATTACTATACGAGAcatgtgtgcaaacttggaaacaatggtgactcacgcatgcgaacctgtatgcgatggtgattttcgatgtattttcatttaaatgtttacacagatttttcggGATAGTTTGTTCcagcctaggggcagatcactctagaaatgtataacaaatttgcatcaaattagaaaaaatgcatttaatttccatttttgcatcaactttgccgtccctcgcagaaaagttggTTTAACAAAGgccctacgctgattcactttgttcgacgttttgttgaatgtagggctaattttttgtagggttttgatgtcttacacgcaacgcaaaatacattgcacgcaacgcaaaatacattacgaatttctattttgatggaaagaaatgcatttaatttagctgatttttaaaaatgcatcacaagtgatctgcccctaggttccagcttatatgtctgttctctgtgtttatGCGTCAAAAAGTGATTAAATTTTAGTAATGAACGAATAGTATGTTTAACGCATTTTCGAGAATGTCAACGCCGAAGAAAAATGCGTAATaagtacagacactttatataaccagcgatgccagatttacagacatgtctgtattttacagattttttgatgtctcctacagacgtagccagagatctacagacttaaaagggtaatagtgtttagtaaaattgcactagaataactgttttcgaatacgagTAATTCCTTCACATTAGAATTCcactttcaatctatttttaaagtaaaattttaatgaaactaggatttacacaaccatctacagacattttagttattcttctacaaacatttcaaaaaacatgtggcatcgctgtaTATaagactagcggagagaaaaacagtaaaactagcaaccatggatgtaaactggcatcacggaagctcccataagctttgcatgggcttcctcttgcacttctcctctcaaaaccctcatgctcgtttggctgcactttttgacagtccgtttggatGCAAtctttgacacttcgctagtctgtgtataaagtgtctgtagtaatAAGTATATCTCACAGAGAAAAGAATAATTTCACttcgacttttggccatttTCAAAAAAGTGTTCGTGTTGCAAACAACGTTTCTTGTTAACTTCCGCGATTATTTATCGAAGACAGAGAAAtcgacgtcaacatttcataaggcattatatacaatatgctcatgttgagaaaatggcAACTGAAAAATTACCTTGATTATGTGACAtttattttgatccctttcttggtgttgcgatgtttttgttcccttttcaagtatagtctatttcattaagaaaagggcccataaacaaatttttccgttttgttgtttggtgtatatgaaccgttaatttttgaggggaagtgaaagggaacataagcaaaacaagttattttgcttatgtgccttttcgatcatccattatttcgccaacagccaggattcagaatcggcttattcaaggtatgtataaagctttgttagtgtccatttgaagtaagtattaaccagaattgtttacgttttatTTATCGacccatttgaaatgttctcgtcgaaATATGAATTAAAATTCTAAACCTCGTAATAAATCATATAATGGTGCTATGGTACGTATGCTTCCTTCTTGTTAAtttctttaaaatttcaagttttttcgtttttttagaTTCGAAAGGCATCAATCCCAGTTATGATTCATAATCAGctttgaaaaaagttttatgTTTGGGCttcatctaggggcagatcacttgtgatgcatttttaaaaatcagcgaaattaaatacatttttttccattaaaatagaaattcatgctgtattttgcgttgtgtgcaatgtattttgcactgcgtgtaagacgtcaaaaccccaCAAAAACTAGTCctgcattcaacaaaacgtcgaacaaagtgggtCAGCGTAGCACGTTtgttaaacatatttttttgtgaGGGAGTgcaaatggaaattaaatg carries:
- the LOC131690613 gene encoding polynucleotide 5'-hydroxyl-kinase NOL9; translation: MNKSRREFSSRSKSFNSNANKKTQKHAKSWDNKKAQPFPASSMSPGLGKKKNAYKDEHISNGFERQNKSKIVTIPAPKPVPKKVSSVIVENGKASVKATSNEKFKAKNENSSNSYAKVNSNHSKNSNSEKATAKRKNERDVVGVKKRKLPKSESDSDAEDYIDKFFQDVVMGAEDVQDESSSSEEDLTSESDSNSSKDSEEDDGLPFEKLLEYYGSYQDKKQRDISKRIPQKVGKVKSHAAKGCSKSSSHNGWIEEDNDVGLIYHDSDDDRDDTCKALVPVDDSLETSEDDVDFLPDEFGEEEGDDISDEEDVLSELEDDSLDEEFSSGEDSSSMGDDYFVSDSEDYDSEEDEELSILDEEEDESYWDDSYDSEDDEDYEPSEEDDDLFIGRGSARIYEIDDNNVSFNSDIDSAQIVEIPSDDGRKYSVPTSASESQSDDDEIELCPELVPIYDTHGRLIDNAGMLERKHKKREKSPKASNECKPVAVRSPQASKQLEQMECDDASQSSHKEYCSQSSSPRIGDTASTESCPIGDEFTVPTNYRFYDSIDMRMSLALLKDTIFFSGSLTVQPLIGGLEVMGYYLKQGEIRSAFAARGFHSLNLSPHPAGMDFSKQSMAEVLQRLEKHFLDADLKDAAKNFNPAESVLVLLQSDCNNQRIEVVGKYLPEEVIFPKVELLKKSQFFTTEYLLNAEFYSEHVDKSTALFKSDPQWDNIVVRQNSKIVVMGGKGAGKSTLCQYLINKSVATFKKVVLIDLDIGQPIQHVPETISVTIVNRPLLGLTTFDPITPAKCWLFGSLDVVSSPIFYIQNVRRLVQYCHQHKTELANIPWIVNTMGYVTGFGEELMAAILRMLSPTDVVQLVCTNKSLPIPNFQNTLSSDFLNQYNFNILQSEVQEFCQRKLNFRHHEVNVCYSRKGFTLNAPKRRSVMLLSHLANILNDSSSEWFNEVKPFCAPLGKLQILITREDQTVTEEQLPSVLNATLVYLCRKTDVNLYECLGIGIVRGVDKNNNVYLLQSLPPEELAEVTVLAICSSSLPNAIFLRQSARVQGSIPYVYNVR